From a region of the Streptacidiphilus albus JL83 genome:
- a CDS encoding ABC transporter permease, giving the protein MYEQRVTGIAGANPDAGLSPAELAAKYGLSVSGQRPSLPSYTRQLWSRRHFIVSFATARLVAMYTAAKLGQIWQVMTPLLNAAVYYLIFGLLLGTNRGIPNFIAYLCTGVFVFQFTQSAVLAGTRSITDSLGLIRALHFPRACLPIAFTVIQLQQLLFSMGVLGVIILATGEPLTLRWLLVVPVLLLQSVFNAGLALFMARIGSKTTDMAQLMPFVIRTWMYLSGVFWAVTTFTAKAPHWVATILNMNPALIFNDLMRYAMMTSVPASSLPHHVWLIIAGWAVLFGLGGYVFFWRAEEEYGRG; this is encoded by the coding sequence GTGTACGAGCAACGGGTGACCGGCATCGCCGGGGCAAACCCGGATGCGGGTTTGAGTCCCGCCGAGTTGGCGGCGAAGTACGGCCTGTCCGTGAGCGGGCAGCGGCCGTCGCTGCCCAGCTACACGCGACAGTTGTGGTCGCGGCGGCACTTCATCGTGTCCTTTGCGACCGCGCGGCTGGTGGCCATGTACACCGCCGCGAAGCTGGGCCAGATCTGGCAGGTGATGACGCCGCTGCTGAACGCGGCCGTCTACTACCTGATCTTCGGCCTGCTGCTGGGCACCAACCGGGGCATCCCCAACTTCATCGCGTACCTGTGCACTGGTGTCTTCGTCTTCCAGTTCACCCAGTCCGCGGTGCTGGCCGGAACCCGGTCGATCACCGACAGCCTGGGGCTGATCCGGGCGCTGCACTTCCCCCGCGCCTGCCTGCCGATCGCCTTCACGGTGATCCAGCTCCAGCAGCTGCTGTTCTCCATGGGCGTCCTCGGTGTGATCATCCTGGCCACCGGCGAGCCGCTCACCCTGCGCTGGCTGCTGGTCGTCCCGGTGCTGCTGCTGCAGTCGGTCTTCAACGCCGGCCTGGCCCTGTTCATGGCCCGGATCGGTTCGAAGACCACGGACATGGCGCAGCTGATGCCCTTCGTGATCCGCACCTGGATGTACCTGTCGGGCGTCTTCTGGGCGGTCACCACGTTCACCGCCAAGGCCCCGCACTGGGTCGCGACGATCCTGAACATGAACCCGGCGCTGATCTTCAACGACCTCATGCGCTACGCGATGATGACCTCGGTCCCGGCCAGCAGCCTGCCGCACCACGTCTGGCTGATCATCGCGGGCTGGGCCGTGCTCTTCGGCCTCGGCGGGTATGTGTTCTTCTGGCGTGCAGAGGAGGAGTACGGCCGTGGCTGA
- the hpnD gene encoding presqualene diphosphate synthase HpnD, with product MEGLSGVSPQVIAAYTYCEAVTGTQARNFSYGIRLLPASKRRAMSAVYALARRIDDIGDGDWSLERKAEHLGRTRALLDEIREGSVEADDTDPVKVALAHAAVLFPIPLDAFDELIDGVEMDVRGTEYETFEQLRVYCRCVAGTIGRISLGVFGCTDPKRGAEYADTLGLGLQLTNILRDVREDAGNGRIYLPAEDLARFGCEAAFSTLGTSRDPAQAAGADFRGLVLFEARRAQGYFDEGLRLLPMLDRRSRACVAAMSGIYHRLLERIVAEPEAVLRGRMSLPAWEKAYVALSGLAGGRAS from the coding sequence ATGGAGGGGCTTTCCGGGGTTTCCCCGCAGGTCATCGCGGCGTACACGTACTGCGAGGCGGTCACCGGCACCCAGGCGCGGAACTTCTCCTACGGGATCAGGCTGCTGCCCGCGTCCAAGCGCCGGGCGATGTCCGCGGTCTACGCGCTGGCCCGGCGGATCGACGACATCGGCGACGGCGACTGGTCGCTCGAACGCAAGGCCGAGCACCTGGGCCGGACCAGGGCGCTGCTGGACGAGATCCGCGAGGGCTCGGTCGAGGCCGACGACACCGACCCGGTGAAGGTCGCGCTGGCCCATGCCGCCGTCCTCTTCCCGATCCCGCTGGACGCCTTCGACGAACTGATCGACGGCGTGGAGATGGACGTCCGGGGGACCGAGTACGAGACGTTCGAACAGCTGCGGGTCTACTGCCGCTGCGTCGCGGGCACCATCGGCCGGATCTCGCTGGGCGTCTTCGGCTGCACCGACCCCAAGCGGGGCGCGGAGTACGCGGACACCCTCGGCCTCGGGCTGCAGCTCACCAACATCCTCCGCGACGTCCGCGAGGACGCCGGCAACGGCCGGATCTACCTGCCCGCCGAGGACCTGGCCCGGTTCGGCTGCGAGGCGGCCTTCTCCACGCTCGGGACGAGCCGCGACCCGGCGCAGGCCGCCGGCGCGGACTTCCGCGGCCTGGTGCTGTTCGAGGCCAGGCGGGCGCAGGGCTACTTCGACGAGGGGCTGCGGCTGCTGCCGATGCTCGACCGGCGCAGCCGGGCCTGCGTCGCCGCCATGTCCGGCATCTACCACCGGCTGCTGGAACGGATCGTGGCGGAGCCCGAGGCGGTGCTCCGTGGCCGGATGTCGCTGCCCGCGTGGGAGAAGGCCTATGTCGCCCTGTCCGGACTGGCCGGAGGGCGTGCTTCTTGA
- the hpnC gene encoding squalene synthase HpnC, whose protein sequence is MEQSTVLDKAGAENFPVAPFFMPGAMREGLMAVYGFARLVDDAGDGDLADPEATARLLGCEPARSALLDGIEQDLDRAFETALGTAGAEPPRHPLLASLCPVIRRHTLTPEPFRALIQANRVDQVTSRYAGFDELMGYCELSANPVGRLVLQLAGLATPERIRQSDAICSALQVIEHLQDTAEDRAAGRIYLPAEDMARFGVAETDLDAATAGPALRALIGFEAQRAKGLLEEGAPLVGSVRGRLRLLLAGFVAGGAAALRAVADADNDVLAGTPKPRKSRLLREAAVTLVRGR, encoded by the coding sequence CTGGAGCAGAGCACCGTGCTGGACAAGGCAGGTGCGGAGAACTTCCCGGTCGCCCCCTTCTTCATGCCCGGCGCCATGCGCGAGGGGCTGATGGCGGTCTACGGCTTCGCCCGGCTGGTGGACGACGCCGGCGACGGCGACCTGGCCGACCCGGAGGCCACCGCCCGGCTGCTGGGTTGCGAGCCCGCGCGGTCGGCGCTGCTGGACGGCATCGAACAGGACCTCGACCGGGCCTTCGAGACGGCGCTGGGCACCGCGGGCGCCGAACCGCCCCGGCATCCGCTGCTGGCCTCGCTGTGCCCGGTGATCCGGCGGCACACGCTCACCCCCGAGCCGTTCCGGGCGCTGATCCAGGCCAACCGGGTGGACCAGGTCACCAGCCGCTACGCCGGCTTCGACGAGCTGATGGGCTACTGCGAGCTCTCCGCCAACCCGGTCGGGCGGCTGGTGCTCCAGCTGGCCGGCCTGGCCACGCCGGAGCGGATCCGGCAGTCGGACGCGATCTGCAGCGCCCTCCAGGTGATCGAACACCTCCAGGACACGGCCGAGGACCGCGCGGCCGGCCGGATCTACCTTCCGGCCGAGGACATGGCCCGGTTCGGGGTCGCCGAGACGGACCTCGACGCGGCCACCGCGGGCCCCGCGCTGCGCGCCCTGATCGGGTTCGAGGCGCAGCGGGCCAAGGGGCTGCTGGAGGAGGGCGCGCCGCTGGTCGGCAGCGTCCGGGGCAGGCTTCGGCTGCTGCTGGCCGGTTTCGTGGCCGGCGGCGCCGCCGCGCTGCGGGCCGTGGCGGACGCCGACAACGATGTGCTGGCCGGGACGCCGAAGCCCCGGAAGAGCCGGCTCCTGCGGGAGGCGGCAGTGACGCTGGTGAGAGGAAGGTGA
- a CDS encoding glutamate decarboxylase — protein sequence MALHSGNQNAHGGRRLSVNPFLGAANPVPGMEIAPPRHRLPQGPMAPDTAYQFIHDELMLDGNARLNLATFVTTWMEPQAAALMSECLDKNMIDKDEYPQTAELENRCVAMLADLWHAPVPEQAIGCSTTGSSEACMLAALALKRRWMRRNADRYAAGARPNLVMGVNVQVCWDKFCNFWEVEARTVPMEGDRYHLDAASAAAHCDEDTIGVVAILGSTFDGSYEPVEEICAALDELQRSTGLDIPVHVDGASGAMVAPFLDEDLVWDFRLPRVASINTSGHKFGLVYPGVGWALWRDREALPEELVFRVNYLGGDMPTFALNFSRPGAEVVAQYYTFLRLGREGYRAVQQASRDVATGLAARIEELGPFRLLSRGDELPVFAFTTKDEVTAFNVFDVSRRLRERGWLVPAYTFPENRTDLAAARIVCRNGFSDDLADLLVADLTRLIPELEGQSGPLHPSACTPFHH from the coding sequence ATGGCGTTGCACAGCGGAAACCAGAACGCGCACGGCGGACGCCGGCTCTCGGTGAACCCCTTCCTGGGGGCGGCCAACCCCGTCCCCGGGATGGAGATCGCCCCGCCCCGGCACCGGCTCCCGCAGGGGCCGATGGCGCCGGACACCGCCTACCAGTTCATCCACGACGAGCTGATGCTCGACGGCAACGCCCGGCTCAACCTGGCGACCTTCGTCACCACCTGGATGGAGCCGCAGGCGGCGGCGCTGATGTCGGAGTGCCTCGACAAGAACATGATCGACAAGGACGAGTACCCGCAGACCGCCGAGCTGGAGAACCGCTGCGTGGCGATGCTGGCCGACCTCTGGCACGCCCCCGTGCCCGAGCAGGCCATCGGCTGCTCCACCACCGGCTCCAGCGAGGCGTGCATGCTGGCCGCGCTCGCCCTCAAGCGCCGCTGGATGCGCCGCAACGCCGACCGCTACGCCGCCGGGGCCCGGCCCAACCTGGTCATGGGCGTCAACGTCCAGGTCTGCTGGGACAAGTTCTGCAACTTCTGGGAGGTCGAGGCGCGCACCGTCCCGATGGAGGGTGACCGCTACCACCTGGACGCCGCCTCCGCCGCCGCCCACTGCGACGAGGACACCATCGGCGTGGTCGCCATCCTCGGCTCCACCTTCGACGGCTCCTACGAGCCGGTCGAGGAGATCTGCGCGGCCCTGGACGAGCTCCAGCGCAGCACCGGCCTGGACATCCCGGTGCATGTCGACGGCGCCTCCGGCGCCATGGTCGCGCCCTTCCTGGACGAGGACCTGGTCTGGGACTTCCGGCTGCCCCGGGTCGCCTCGATCAACACCTCGGGGCACAAGTTCGGCCTGGTCTACCCGGGCGTCGGCTGGGCGCTCTGGCGCGACCGCGAGGCGCTGCCGGAGGAGCTGGTGTTCCGGGTGAACTACCTCGGCGGCGACATGCCCACCTTCGCGCTGAACTTCTCCCGCCCCGGCGCCGAGGTGGTCGCGCAGTACTACACCTTCCTGCGGCTCGGCCGGGAGGGCTACCGCGCCGTCCAGCAGGCCAGCCGGGACGTCGCCACCGGGCTGGCGGCCAGGATCGAGGAGCTGGGCCCGTTCCGGCTGCTGAGCCGGGGCGACGAGCTGCCGGTCTTCGCGTTCACCACCAAGGACGAGGTGACCGCCTTCAACGTGTTCGACGTCTCACGCCGGCTCCGGGAGCGCGGCTGGCTGGTTCCCGCCTATACGTTCCCTGAGAATCGCACGGACCTGGCCGCGGCCCGGATCGTCTGCCGCAACGGCTTCTCGGACGACCTCGCCGACCTGCTGGTCGCCGACCTGACCAGGCTGATCCCGGAGCTGGAGGGCCAGTCGGGCCCGCTGCACCCGTCTGCGTGCACCCCGTTCCACCACTGA
- a CDS encoding ABC transporter ATP-binding protein, with protein MSAADNGPAAAAVAVSGLTKVFRVPGGSSPGGQGSRRHTAVADVAFSVPAGGSLGIVGESGSGKTTIARMLVGLERPSGGSIAVLGRDRSAPARSAAERNRRARELQIVFQDPYTSLDPSQSVRAAVEEVLRHHTRLTAEQRAARLAELVDQVGLTDRQAGALPRDLSGGQRQRVAIARALAAQPQVLLLDEAVSALDVSIQAQILNLLADIRAATGIAYLLISHDLAVVRQLCDTVLVLRRGQVVEQGDCARVLDAPAEEYTRALRAAVPVPGWRPGV; from the coding sequence ATGAGCGCAGCGGACAACGGACCCGCCGCGGCGGCGGTCGCCGTCTCCGGCCTCACCAAGGTCTTTCGGGTCCCTGGCGGATCGAGTCCCGGCGGCCAGGGCAGCCGCAGGCACACCGCCGTGGCCGACGTGGCCTTCAGCGTCCCGGCCGGCGGCTCGCTGGGCATCGTGGGGGAGTCGGGGTCCGGGAAGACCACCATCGCCCGGATGCTGGTCGGACTCGAACGCCCGAGCGGCGGCAGCATCGCGGTCCTCGGCCGGGACCGCTCCGCCCCGGCCCGGAGCGCGGCCGAGCGCAACCGCAGGGCCCGCGAGCTGCAGATCGTCTTCCAGGACCCGTACACCTCGCTCGACCCGAGCCAGAGCGTCCGGGCGGCGGTCGAGGAGGTGCTCCGGCACCACACCCGGCTGACGGCGGAGCAGCGGGCCGCCCGGCTGGCCGAGCTGGTGGACCAGGTCGGCCTGACCGATCGCCAGGCCGGGGCGCTGCCCCGGGACCTCTCCGGCGGCCAGCGGCAACGGGTGGCCATCGCACGGGCGTTGGCGGCCCAGCCGCAGGTGCTGCTGCTGGACGAGGCGGTGTCGGCGCTCGACGTCTCGATCCAGGCGCAGATCCTCAACCTGCTCGCCGACATCCGCGCCGCCACCGGCATCGCCTACCTGCTGATCTCGCACGACCTGGCGGTGGTCCGACAGCTCTGCGACACGGTGCTGGTGCTGCGGCGCGGGCAGGTGGTCGAACAGGGCGACTGCGCCCGGGTGCTGGACGCCCCGGCCGAGGAGTACACCAGGGCGCTGCGCGCGGCCGTGCCGGTCCCCGGCTGGCGTCCGGGCGTGTGA
- a CDS encoding polyprenyl synthetase family protein, translated as MTATAAARQTSSQQTNGEGTSVVSRPEEDLTVDQVDVLSLLERGRTLCTPVLKEAVARLAPPMDRVSAYHFGWTDAEGRPTEGDGGKAVRPALALLSARAAGAPAETGIPGGVAVELVHNFSLLHDDLMDGDEQRRHRATVWTVFGPAQAILVGDAMFALATEVLLEAADLGLAGAVDAGRAVQRLTLATRKLIDGQAQDLSFEQRDRVTVEECLEMEGNKTGALLAASASVGAVLAGIDNASADALERYGYHLGLAFQAVDDLLGIWGATEVTGKPNFGDLRQRKKSLPVAAALAADGPASRRLAELLADPEGRGHEDEEQLAVRAALIEEAGGRAWTADEARRQHKTALAALDEVPMPAGVREEFAALAEFVVVRER; from the coding sequence ATGACAGCGACAGCAGCAGCCCGGCAGACGAGCAGCCAGCAGACGAACGGAGAGGGAACGAGCGTGGTTTCGCGCCCCGAGGAGGACCTGACGGTGGACCAGGTGGATGTGCTGTCCCTGCTCGAACGAGGGAGAACCCTCTGCACCCCGGTGCTGAAGGAGGCGGTGGCCCGCCTCGCGCCGCCGATGGACCGGGTGTCGGCCTACCACTTCGGCTGGACGGACGCCGAGGGGCGGCCGACCGAGGGCGACGGCGGCAAGGCCGTCCGCCCGGCGCTGGCGCTGCTCTCCGCCCGTGCTGCCGGGGCGCCGGCCGAGACCGGCATCCCCGGCGGGGTCGCGGTCGAGCTGGTGCACAACTTCTCGCTGCTGCACGACGACCTGATGGACGGCGACGAGCAGCGGCGGCACCGGGCCACGGTCTGGACGGTCTTCGGCCCGGCGCAGGCGATCCTGGTCGGCGACGCGATGTTCGCCCTGGCCACCGAGGTGCTGCTGGAGGCGGCCGACCTCGGCCTGGCCGGCGCGGTCGACGCCGGGCGCGCCGTCCAGCGACTCACCCTCGCCACCCGTAAGCTGATCGACGGTCAGGCGCAGGATCTCTCCTTCGAGCAGCGTGACCGGGTCACCGTCGAGGAGTGCCTGGAGATGGAGGGGAACAAGACCGGAGCACTGCTCGCCGCGTCCGCCTCCGTCGGCGCGGTGCTGGCCGGCATCGACAACGCCTCGGCCGACGCCCTGGAGCGCTACGGCTACCACCTGGGCCTCGCCTTCCAGGCGGTCGACGACCTGCTCGGCATCTGGGGCGCGACCGAGGTCACCGGGAAGCCCAACTTCGGTGACCTGCGCCAGCGCAAGAAGTCCCTCCCGGTCGCCGCGGCGCTGGCCGCCGACGGCCCCGCCTCCCGGCGGCTGGCCGAACTGCTGGCCGATCCGGAGGGCCGGGGCCACGAGGACGAGGAACAACTCGCCGTTCGCGCGGCTTTGATCGAAGAGGCGGGCGGACGAGCCTGGACCGCAGACGAGGCACGGCGGCAGCACAAGACGGCGCTCGCGGCGCTGGACGAGGTGCCGATGCCGGCCGGGGTCCGGGAGGAGTTCGCCGCGCTCGCTGAATTCGTCGTGGTCAGAGAGAGGTGA
- a CDS encoding TetR/AcrR family transcriptional regulator has protein sequence MRTERTTAAKGSTETKRAPAGAAVLRDDVTEAIRLAVFQELAAVGYGRLSIEAVARRAGVGKTAVYRRWRSKLPMVIEVVSEVASLGLVLPDTGSLQNDLQMFVHVVARVLRHPMAAQIVPDLLAEAARNPEIAETLAVALREAQRDSSAALVRKAVARGELPADTDPDLALDLIAGPLYWRLLVARTPITRDYLDRLALAIGAALTAGRR, from the coding sequence ATGCGAACGGAGCGGACAACGGCAGCCAAGGGGTCCACCGAGACCAAGCGCGCGCCCGCCGGCGCCGCCGTCCTGCGCGACGATGTGACCGAGGCCATCCGCCTCGCCGTCTTCCAGGAGCTGGCCGCCGTCGGCTACGGGCGACTCTCCATCGAGGCCGTCGCCCGCCGGGCGGGCGTCGGCAAGACCGCCGTCTACCGGCGCTGGCGCTCCAAGCTTCCCATGGTCATCGAGGTGGTCTCGGAGGTCGCCTCGCTGGGGCTGGTGCTGCCGGACACCGGTTCGCTCCAGAACGACCTGCAGATGTTCGTGCACGTCGTCGCCCGGGTGCTGCGGCACCCCATGGCCGCGCAGATCGTGCCCGACCTGCTGGCGGAGGCCGCGCGCAACCCGGAGATCGCCGAGACCCTGGCGGTGGCCCTGCGCGAGGCGCAGCGGGACAGCAGCGCCGCCCTGGTCCGCAAGGCCGTCGCGCGCGGCGAGCTGCCCGCCGACACCGACCCCGACCTGGCGCTCGACCTGATCGCGGGGCCGCTCTACTGGCGGCTGCTGGTGGCCAGGACCCCGATCACCCGCGACTACCTGGACCGGCTGGCACTCGCCATCGGCGCCGCGCTCACCGCCGGGCGGCGCTGA
- the hpnE gene encoding hydroxysqualene dehydroxylase HpnE, whose product MSAGSRAVVVGGGLAGITAALRLADAGVEVTLVEARPRLGGLASSFRRGELWVDNGQHVFLRCCTAYRGLLQRLGVTDQVEIQPRLDVPVRDVATGRLGTLRRDPLPVPLHLGRSLATYPHLNTRERLATGRAALALRGLDLDDPALDRESFGDWLRRYGQSARAVEALWDLVGVATLNATADESSLALAAMVFKTGLLSDPGASDIGFARVPLGALHDEAARAALERAGVRVLLRARVRGIKPAGSGRHSVLLEGERLEGGGEQLDQVDHLVLAVAQDAAHDLLPAGSLAEPERLLELAYAPILNVHVIYDRPVLDRPFLAALGSPVQWVFDRTRHSGLRGSGQYLALSQSAAQAEIDLPVAELRRRYLPELERLLPAARTAEVTDFFVTRERTATFAPAPGTAGLRPPARTRTPGVYLAGAWTATGWPATMESAVRSGTAAAAAALAATP is encoded by the coding sequence ATGAGCGCGGGATCAAGGGCGGTCGTGGTCGGCGGGGGGCTGGCCGGGATCACGGCTGCGCTGCGACTGGCCGACGCGGGCGTCGAGGTGACCCTGGTCGAGGCCCGGCCCCGGCTGGGCGGTCTCGCCTCCTCGTTCCGACGCGGCGAGCTGTGGGTCGACAACGGCCAGCACGTCTTCCTGCGCTGCTGCACCGCCTACCGCGGGCTGCTGCAGCGCCTCGGCGTCACCGACCAGGTGGAGATCCAGCCCCGGCTGGACGTCCCGGTCCGCGACGTCGCCACCGGCCGGCTCGGCACCCTGCGGCGCGATCCGCTGCCGGTGCCGCTGCACCTCGGCCGCAGCCTGGCCACCTACCCGCACCTGAACACCCGGGAGCGACTGGCCACCGGGCGGGCCGCGCTCGCCCTGCGCGGCCTTGACCTGGACGACCCGGCGCTGGACCGGGAGTCCTTCGGCGACTGGCTGCGCCGGTACGGGCAGTCGGCGCGGGCGGTCGAGGCGCTCTGGGACCTGGTCGGCGTGGCGACCCTGAACGCCACCGCCGACGAGTCCTCGCTGGCGCTGGCGGCGATGGTCTTCAAGACCGGGCTGCTCTCCGATCCGGGGGCCTCGGACATCGGCTTCGCCCGGGTACCCCTGGGCGCGCTGCACGACGAGGCGGCGCGCGCCGCGCTTGAACGCGCGGGCGTGCGGGTGCTGCTGCGGGCGCGGGTGCGCGGGATCAAGCCCGCCGGTTCCGGCCGCCACAGCGTGCTGCTGGAGGGCGAGCGGCTGGAGGGCGGCGGCGAGCAGCTGGACCAGGTCGACCACCTGGTGCTGGCGGTCGCCCAGGACGCGGCCCACGACCTGCTGCCGGCCGGCAGCCTGGCCGAGCCCGAACGGCTGCTGGAGCTGGCGTACGCCCCGATCCTCAACGTCCATGTGATCTACGACCGGCCGGTGCTGGACCGGCCGTTCCTGGCCGCCCTCGGCTCGCCGGTGCAGTGGGTCTTCGACCGCACCCGGCACTCGGGGCTGCGCGGATCCGGCCAGTACCTCGCGCTGTCGCAGTCGGCGGCGCAGGCCGAGATCGACCTCCCGGTGGCCGAGCTGAGACGGCGTTACCTGCCGGAGCTGGAACGGCTGCTGCCCGCCGCGCGCACGGCGGAGGTCACCGACTTCTTCGTCACCCGCGAGCGGACGGCCACCTTCGCCCCGGCGCCCGGCACCGCCGGGCTGCGGCCGCCGGCCCGGACCCGCACGCCCGGCGTGTACCTGGCCGGCGCGTGGACCGCCACCGGCTGGCCCGCGACCATGGAGAGCGCCGTCCGCAGCGGCACCGCCGCAGCCGCCGCGGCCCTGGCGGCCACCCCATGA
- a CDS encoding ABC transporter ATP-binding protein, whose amino-acid sequence MERAARPSATGERVPTVIVDDIHIIYKIYGAGAGKGSATSALSRIVSRRTSPALTEVHAVKGISFTAYKGEAIGLIGSNGSGKSTTLSAVAGLLPVASGAIYTDGQPSLLGVNAAMMNDLTGERNVVLGCLAMGMSKTEVRERYQGIVDFSGINERDDFISLPMRTYSSGMAARLRFSIAAAKTHDVLLIDEALATGDTAFQKRSEDRIRELRKEAGTVFLVSHNNQSIRDTCDRTIWLEQGLIRADGPTEDVVREYEAYMKGRK is encoded by the coding sequence CTGGAGCGGGCGGCCCGGCCGAGCGCGACCGGCGAACGGGTGCCGACGGTGATCGTGGACGACATCCACATCATCTACAAGATCTACGGGGCCGGGGCCGGCAAGGGCTCGGCGACCTCCGCGCTGTCGCGGATCGTCAGCCGGCGGACCTCGCCGGCGCTGACCGAGGTGCACGCGGTCAAGGGGATCAGCTTCACCGCGTACAAGGGCGAGGCGATCGGGCTGATCGGCTCCAACGGCTCGGGCAAGTCGACCACGCTGTCGGCCGTGGCCGGACTGCTGCCGGTGGCCTCGGGCGCGATCTACACCGACGGCCAGCCCTCGCTGCTGGGCGTGAACGCGGCCATGATGAACGACCTCACCGGCGAGCGGAACGTGGTGCTGGGCTGCCTGGCCATGGGCATGTCCAAGACCGAGGTCCGCGAGCGGTACCAGGGCATCGTGGACTTCTCCGGCATCAACGAGCGGGACGACTTCATCTCGCTGCCGATGCGCACCTACTCCTCCGGCATGGCGGCGCGACTGCGGTTCTCCATCGCCGCGGCCAAGACCCACGACGTGCTGCTCATCGACGAGGCGCTGGCCACCGGTGACACGGCCTTCCAGAAGCGCAGCGAGGACCGGATCCGCGAGCTCCGCAAGGAGGCCGGCACGGTCTTCCTGGTCTCGCACAACAACCAGTCGATCCGCGACACCTGCGACCGGACCATCTGGCTGGAGCAGGGCCTGATCCGCGCCGACGGTCCGACCGAGGACGTGGTCCGGGAATATGAGGCCTATATGAAGGGCCGAAAGTAG
- a CDS encoding nuclear transport factor 2 family protein → MLSLQEISDRLEIQDLMVRYAHAVDTRDWPLFRAVFTEDATVDYTAFGGPVGTVDEVVAFLSSVLPLFTATQHLVANCAIELEREGGDRATVRTMCHNPMALPAEAGKEPGVLVCGLWYRDTVVRTPEGWRLSERAEDRAYQIALG, encoded by the coding sequence ATGCTGAGCTTGCAGGAGATCTCGGACCGGCTGGAGATCCAGGACCTGATGGTCCGTTACGCCCATGCCGTGGACACCCGCGACTGGCCGCTGTTCCGGGCGGTCTTCACCGAGGACGCCACCGTCGACTACACCGCCTTCGGCGGGCCGGTCGGCACGGTGGACGAGGTGGTCGCCTTCCTGTCGTCGGTACTGCCGCTGTTCACCGCCACCCAGCACCTGGTCGCCAACTGCGCGATCGAACTGGAGCGGGAGGGCGGCGACCGGGCCACGGTGCGGACCATGTGCCACAACCCGATGGCGCTGCCGGCAGAAGCGGGCAAGGAGCCGGGGGTGCTGGTCTGCGGCCTCTGGTACCGCGACACCGTGGTCCGCACCCCGGAGGGCTGGCGGCTGAGCGAGCGCGCCGAGGACCGGGCCTACCAGATCGCCCTGGGCTGA